One stretch of Miscanthus floridulus cultivar M001 chromosome 18, ASM1932011v1, whole genome shotgun sequence DNA includes these proteins:
- the LOC136520717 gene encoding heat stress transcription factor C-2b-like, with the protein MAAGAGGGAEAPFVWKTYMMVEDPGTDGMIGWGKGNNSFVVADPFVFSQTLLPAHFKHNNFSSFVRQLNTYGFRKVDPYRWEFAHASFLRGQTHLLCNIVRRGSSSAAACAGGGGGGKRKDAAASGSPAEASASGDDMAMVATEVVRLKQEQRAIDDRVASMWRRVQETERRPKQMLAFLLKVVGDRDRLHRLVGDAAAPGPDNNGFTAEPPPAAEGGEKRARLLLDGDNMVALGPEAVDFTGFYSGGGVFGDVAAGSGGGGCSFAFGGGY; encoded by the exons ATGGCGgcgggcgccggcggcggcgcggaggcgCCGTTCGTGTGGAAGACGTACATGATGGTCGAGGACCCCGGGACGGACGGGATGATCGGCTGGGGGAAGGGCAACAACAGCTTCGTCGTCGCCGACCCCTTCGTCTTCTCGCAGACGCTGCTCCCCGCGCACTTCAAGCACAACAACTTCTCCAGCTTCGTCCGCCAGCTCAACACCTAT GGCTTCCGCAAGGTTGATCCGTACCGGTGGGAGTTCGCCCACGCGTCGTTCCTGCGCGGCCAGACCCACCTCCTGTGCAACATCGTCcgccgcggcagcagcagcgccgccgcctgtgccggaggcggcggcggcggcaagaggAAGGACGCGGCAGCGTCCGGCAGCCCCGCCGAGGCCTCCGCCTCCGGGGACGACATGGCCATGGTTGCCACGGAGGTGGTGCGCCTCAAGCAGGAGCAGCGCGCCATCGACGACCGCGTCGCCTCCATGTGGCGCCGCGTGCAGGAGACGGAGCGCAGGCCCAAGcagatgctcgccttcctcctcaAGGTCGTCGGCGACCGCGACAGGCTGCACCGCCTCGTCGGCGACGCCGCCGCGCCAGGGCCAGATAATAACGGGTTCACCGCAGAGCCGCCGCCCGCCGCGGAGGGCGGCGAGAAGCGGGCCAGGCTGCTGCTCGACGGCGACAACATGGTGGCGCTCGGCCCCGAGGCCGTCGACTTCACCGGATTctacagcggcggcggcgtgttCGGCGACGTTGCCGCGGGATCCGGCGGTGGCGGGTGCTCGTTTGCGTTCGGCGGCGGGTACTGA